One Dreissena polymorpha isolate Duluth1 chromosome 9, UMN_Dpol_1.0, whole genome shotgun sequence genomic window carries:
- the LOC127843851 gene encoding uncharacterized protein LOC127843851 isoform X1: MQQATQQHQTVQSTGFVDAGTPTVQFRVSTRTLIDVTRDVSQPEDEYGDTEVPEIRTSTSSGPVTTSEELTQMLREQARTCIRQTDEDPLTLEVRRNFVLRDALQYIRVSQEDLHSPLHIRFLGEQGIDLGGLRREFWTLFLYQVSHSTFITGRPGRLAFQKNFIEQRKRTFYYLGQLVALSVLQDGPGLPIFSDIVTDYILDRDRSVVSEGDLPEHLAQLIEQMKEADSDAAAQTLFQQMFDEACTAGFLIPSTSFNKSFIPALVGALVNNLVESSRVELDQFVDGLKTHQVLELLRLRPDDSYCIFSGRTKPVTVEAVRLLLHFRYRTGNHAETDQQTAQGFLTFLRATKGSTASVNGVKLQPNDVLMWLTGSATMPAVGFHKVIDVEFGDTLRVNTCALVLTLAEVPREVEDVVQHYSELLINSQTFQAE, translated from the exons ATGCAGCAG GCAACACAACAGCACCAGACTGTTCAGTCTACAGGGTTTGTCGACGCAGGGACGCCGACAGTTCAGTTCCGGGTCTCCACAAGGACGTTGATAGATGTGACTag GGATGTTTCTCAACCAGAAGACGAATATGGAGACACTGAGGTACCTGAAATAAGAACGTCAACAAGTTCAGG ACCTGTGACAACATCTGAAGAACTCACGCAGATGCTGCGCGAGCAAGCGAGGACATGCATCAGACAGACAGATGAAGATCCACTGACACTGGAGGTTCGCAGGAATTTTGTGCTGCGGGATGCTCTCCAGTATATAAGAGTTTCACAGGAGGACCTACACAGCCCCCTGCACATCCGCTTCCTGGGAGAACAAGGCATCGACCTGGGAGGGTTGAGAAGAGAATTTTGGACACTTTTTCTGTACCAGGTGTCTCATTCGACATTTATAACTG gaCGACCGGGACGTCTGGCCTTCCAGAAGAATTTCATTGAACAACGTAAGCGGACATTCTACTATCTTGGGCAGTTAGTAGCACTGTCCGTCTTACAGGACGGTCCCGGTCTGCCGATTTTCTCGGATATAGTGACCGACTACATCCTGGACCGTGACCGTAGTGTAGTGAGCGAGGGGGATCTGCCAGAGCACCTTGCTCAGCTGATAGAACAG ATGAAGGAGGCCGATAGTGACGCTGCAGCACAAACACTCTTCCAACAGATGTTTGATGAAGCTTGTACTGCTGGGTTTCTAATCCCATCCACCAGCTTCAACAAGAGCTTCATACCAGCCCTGGTTGGTGCCCTAGTCAATAACCTGGTTGAGAGCAGTCGGGTTGAGCTTGACCAGTTTGTCGATG gACTGAAGACTCATCAGGTCCTTGAGTTGCTGCGTTTGAGGCCTGATGATAGCTACTGCATATTCAGCGGCCGAACAAAACCGGTGACTGTAGAAGCAGTTCGCTTGCTTTTGCATTTCCGATATCGGACTGGGAATCATGCAGAAACTGATCAGCAGACAGCTCAAGGTTTTCTGACGTTCCTCCGAGCTACCAAAG gaTCAACTGCATCTGTCAACGGGGTTAAGCTACAGCCGAATGACGTGCTGATGTGGCTGACGGGATCAGCGACAATGCCGGCAGTGGGCTTCCATAAAGTTATTGATGTGGAATTTGGGGACACGCTTCGGGTTAACACATGTGCCCTGGTGTTGACGCTGGCTGAAGTGCCACGCGAAGTTGAAGATGTTGTGCAACATTACTCCGAACTGCTCATCAATAGCCAGACATTTCAAGCGGAATAA
- the LOC127843851 gene encoding uncharacterized protein LOC127843851 isoform X2, with the protein MELPQTEDVSQPEDEYGDTEVPEIRTSTSSGPVTTSEELTQMLREQARTCIRQTDEDPLTLEVRRNFVLRDALQYIRVSQEDLHSPLHIRFLGEQGIDLGGLRREFWTLFLYQVSHSTFITGRPGRLAFQKNFIEQRKRTFYYLGQLVALSVLQDGPGLPIFSDIVTDYILDRDRSVVSEGDLPEHLAQLIEQMKEADSDAAAQTLFQQMFDEACTAGFLIPSTSFNKSFIPALVGALVNNLVESSRVELDQFVDGLKTHQVLELLRLRPDDSYCIFSGRTKPVTVEAVRLLLHFRYRTGNHAETDQQTAQGFLTFLRATKGSTASVNGVKLQPNDVLMWLTGSATMPAVGFHKVIDVEFGDTLRVNTCALVLTLAEVPREVEDVVQHYSELLINSQTFQAE; encoded by the exons GGATGTTTCTCAACCAGAAGACGAATATGGAGACACTGAGGTACCTGAAATAAGAACGTCAACAAGTTCAGG ACCTGTGACAACATCTGAAGAACTCACGCAGATGCTGCGCGAGCAAGCGAGGACATGCATCAGACAGACAGATGAAGATCCACTGACACTGGAGGTTCGCAGGAATTTTGTGCTGCGGGATGCTCTCCAGTATATAAGAGTTTCACAGGAGGACCTACACAGCCCCCTGCACATCCGCTTCCTGGGAGAACAAGGCATCGACCTGGGAGGGTTGAGAAGAGAATTTTGGACACTTTTTCTGTACCAGGTGTCTCATTCGACATTTATAACTG gaCGACCGGGACGTCTGGCCTTCCAGAAGAATTTCATTGAACAACGTAAGCGGACATTCTACTATCTTGGGCAGTTAGTAGCACTGTCCGTCTTACAGGACGGTCCCGGTCTGCCGATTTTCTCGGATATAGTGACCGACTACATCCTGGACCGTGACCGTAGTGTAGTGAGCGAGGGGGATCTGCCAGAGCACCTTGCTCAGCTGATAGAACAG ATGAAGGAGGCCGATAGTGACGCTGCAGCACAAACACTCTTCCAACAGATGTTTGATGAAGCTTGTACTGCTGGGTTTCTAATCCCATCCACCAGCTTCAACAAGAGCTTCATACCAGCCCTGGTTGGTGCCCTAGTCAATAACCTGGTTGAGAGCAGTCGGGTTGAGCTTGACCAGTTTGTCGATG gACTGAAGACTCATCAGGTCCTTGAGTTGCTGCGTTTGAGGCCTGATGATAGCTACTGCATATTCAGCGGCCGAACAAAACCGGTGACTGTAGAAGCAGTTCGCTTGCTTTTGCATTTCCGATATCGGACTGGGAATCATGCAGAAACTGATCAGCAGACAGCTCAAGGTTTTCTGACGTTCCTCCGAGCTACCAAAG gaTCAACTGCATCTGTCAACGGGGTTAAGCTACAGCCGAATGACGTGCTGATGTGGCTGACGGGATCAGCGACAATGCCGGCAGTGGGCTTCCATAAAGTTATTGATGTGGAATTTGGGGACACGCTTCGGGTTAACACATGTGCCCTGGTGTTGACGCTGGCTGAAGTGCCACGCGAAGTTGAAGATGTTGTGCAACATTACTCCGAACTGCTCATCAATAGCCAGACATTTCAAGCGGAATAA